Proteins encoded within one genomic window of Zavarzinella sp.:
- a CDS encoding transposase, protein MGETPMLQKKQGCMIVIPNVPPVENKSDHNHSTCVPPVEKPHGRDAHATDKGRFHLRWGAKLPHWRQEGAIYAVTFRLADSVPKQVLKGWQQEREKLIQAAIKKEGQFSPAESDRLEVLFSDKVEQYLNNRNGACWMIRDDVAELVQNALLYFDGTRYDLFAWCVMPNHVHVVVRPSPTHSLESILHSWKSFTSKKIGELVDKTGPLWQSEYYDHLIRDEEDLIHAIEYVLNNPTVAGLNNWRWVSCTCFPPLENTSEVNQNRSTGVPPVEKAHGRDAQATEETRSHECDAERPPVENKSDQNRSTGVPPVE, encoded by the coding sequence ATGGGCGAGACGCCCATGCTACAGAAGAAGCAAGGTTGCATGATTGTGATACCGAACGTCCCCCCTGTGGAAAATAAAAGTGACCATAACCATAGCACGTGCGTCCCGCCCGTGGAAAAGCCACATGGGCGAGACGCCCATGCTACGGATAAAGGTAGGTTTCATCTTCGGTGGGGTGCGAAACTGCCGCACTGGCGGCAAGAGGGTGCGATTTATGCAGTGACATTTCGACTGGCTGACTCGGTTCCCAAACAAGTTCTGAAAGGTTGGCAGCAGGAACGCGAGAAACTTATCCAGGCAGCGATTAAGAAAGAGGGCCAGTTTTCCCCTGCAGAATCTGATCGCTTGGAGGTGCTTTTCTCAGACAAAGTAGAACAATACTTGAATAATCGCAACGGTGCATGCTGGATGATACGCGATGATGTCGCTGAATTGGTTCAGAACGCTTTGCTGTACTTTGACGGGACACGCTATGACCTCTTCGCTTGGTGCGTTATGCCGAATCACGTTCATGTTGTCGTGCGACCAAGTCCAACACATTCTTTGGAATCGATCTTACATTCCTGGAAATCGTTTACATCAAAAAAGATCGGTGAATTGGTGGACAAGACCGGACCGCTGTGGCAGTCCGAGTATTATGATCATCTGATTAGAGATGAGGAGGATCTGATCCATGCAATCGAGTATGTTCTGAACAACCCTACGGTAGCTGGTTTGAATAATTGGCGCTGGGTAAGTTGCACGTGCTTCCCGCCCTTAGAAAATACAAGTGAGGTTAACCAGAACCGTAGCACGGGCGTCCCGCCCGTGGAAAAGGCACATGGGCGAGACGCCCAAGCTACAGAAGAAACAAGGTCGCATGAGTGTGATGCCGAACGTCCCCCTGTGGAAAATAAAAGTGACCAAAATCGTAGCACGGGCGTCCCGCCCGTGGAATAG
- a CDS encoding Gfo/Idh/MocA family oxidoreductase yields the protein MNFPNRRTFLLSGVGALASTPILFQSELKAAPSERLRVGVVGFAGRGSNNLSGVAAAGAEITALCDVHESRTAEGRKTYPKAKFYKDFRKMLDAGGLDAVVCSTADHTHFHVAYHAMQGGLHVYCEKPLTHTVWEARTLINLAKKKKLVTQMGTQIHAGDNYRRVVELVRSGAIGKVTEAHCWVPTKYSGNGQRPPAEKVPADLDWDLWLGPVADRPYSSAYVPFRWRHYWAFGSGALSDMACHHMDLPFWALGLRHPAEVSAVGSEVTPETCADWTTVTWKFSETKAHGPITLTWYDGGKQPRYFAEKKLPPQAGGTLFVGEKGMLLADYGRRKLFPEKDFQGIDGDGSIPKSVGHHKEWVDACKTGAATTCNFDYSGTLTETVLLGVVAYRTGKALRWDADKLQTNHPEANALLTKEYRIGWEIEA from the coding sequence GTGAACTTTCCTAATCGTCGTACTTTTCTCCTCAGTGGCGTGGGTGCGTTAGCCAGTACCCCCATCCTGTTTCAAAGTGAATTAAAGGCAGCACCTTCCGAACGCCTGCGGGTGGGAGTGGTTGGCTTTGCGGGTCGCGGTTCCAACAATCTCAGTGGCGTTGCTGCCGCAGGTGCGGAAATTACCGCCCTGTGCGATGTGCACGAGTCCCGCACGGCAGAAGGCCGGAAAACTTACCCTAAAGCCAAGTTCTACAAGGACTTCCGCAAAATGCTGGATGCCGGTGGTCTGGATGCGGTTGTCTGTTCCACGGCAGATCACACCCACTTTCATGTGGCATACCACGCGATGCAAGGTGGCTTGCATGTTTATTGTGAGAAACCTCTCACACATACTGTGTGGGAAGCACGCACGCTGATCAATCTGGCGAAAAAGAAGAAACTGGTCACGCAGATGGGCACGCAGATCCACGCGGGCGACAATTACCGTCGGGTTGTGGAACTGGTTCGCAGTGGGGCAATTGGAAAGGTAACCGAAGCCCACTGTTGGGTGCCCACCAAATACAGTGGTAATGGCCAACGCCCACCCGCAGAGAAGGTGCCTGCCGATCTGGATTGGGATTTGTGGCTGGGGCCAGTGGCCGATCGCCCCTACTCATCAGCATATGTGCCCTTTCGCTGGCGACATTACTGGGCATTTGGTAGTGGGGCACTTTCGGACATGGCCTGCCACCACATGGATTTACCGTTCTGGGCGTTGGGTCTGCGGCACCCAGCAGAAGTTTCTGCCGTTGGTTCGGAAGTTACGCCGGAAACCTGTGCCGACTGGACAACCGTTACCTGGAAGTTTTCAGAAACGAAAGCCCACGGTCCTATCACGCTCACCTGGTACGATGGTGGGAAACAACCACGTTACTTTGCAGAAAAGAAATTACCCCCACAGGCAGGTGGCACGTTGTTCGTGGGGGAAAAAGGGATGCTGCTGGCCGATTACGGTCGCCGTAAGTTATTCCCTGAGAAGGACTTTCAGGGAATTGATGGTGATGGCAGCATTCCCAAATCGGTGGGGCACCACAAGGAATGGGTTGATGCCTGCAAAACAGGTGCAGCAACCACCTGCAACTTCGATTACTCCGGCACCCTCACGGAAACCGTCCTGCTGGGCGTGGTAGCTTACCGCACCGGAAAAGCACTTCGCTGGGATGCAGACAAGCTGCAAACCAACCACCCGGAAGCAAATGCACTGCTGACAAAAGAATACCGCATAGGCTGGGAAATCGAAGCATAA
- a CDS encoding HNH endonuclease → MTTDGQYHCPLESSVLVLNKMFMAVHIVSVKRAFCLLFKDLAEVVTVEDGQYLSYNFSSWCEVSNYRAKNYRQDEDDWVRTAKSEIQAPRVIRLLGYDRLPKQTVKFNRRNIFARDNNLCQYCGKKFPLSELSLDHVIPRSQGGKTTWENIVCACVDCNIAKGGRTPRQANMHLIRKPEKPRRSPMIVMKLTQKKYRSWQAFLDAAYWDVELT, encoded by the coding sequence ATGACTACCGATGGCCAGTATCATTGCCCGCTTGAATCGAGTGTGCTTGTCCTGAACAAAATGTTCATGGCGGTGCATATTGTCAGCGTTAAGCGGGCCTTTTGTCTGTTATTCAAGGACTTAGCCGAAGTGGTGACCGTGGAAGACGGTCAGTATCTCAGCTACAACTTTTCCAGTTGGTGCGAGGTAAGTAACTATCGGGCGAAAAATTACCGTCAGGACGAAGACGATTGGGTGCGGACCGCCAAAAGCGAAATCCAGGCCCCACGCGTCATTCGGTTGCTGGGTTACGACCGATTGCCAAAACAGACGGTGAAGTTTAACCGGCGGAACATTTTCGCTCGAGACAACAACCTCTGCCAGTACTGTGGGAAGAAGTTTCCGCTGTCGGAGCTGAGTCTTGACCACGTGATCCCACGCAGCCAGGGTGGGAAGACCACGTGGGAAAATATTGTCTGTGCGTGCGTTGATTGCAATATTGCCAAGGGGGGTCGTACTCCTCGACAGGCGAATATGCACCTCATTCGCAAGCCGGAAAAGCCACGACGCAGCCCAATGATTGTGATGAAGCTGACCCAGAAGAAGTATCGCTCGTGGCAGGCGTTCCTGGATGCCGCCTACTGGGATGTGGAATTGACATAG
- a CDS encoding ATP-grasp domain-containing protein, whose protein sequence is MIHGDIVRKHKWWENRRDSNLFWNRVPETLYFILQARCSRSGFLMEKKYKTKCALVQVEIPNRPIIEASALLEVLPKREISVGTFSKKQLYRGHITLNPTTLIAGNMDVVPWALKRLNCDGPFLTSYPTGLAEFYGRQLSVSTLEEVRRRVEYDGRPLFVKPLHPFKRFNGFVYESRTDDANFHGASYRMPVYVSQVVHFVSEFRVYIAHTSIVGITPYAGHSVFPPTNWLKQILNALQESKELSAGCSIDVGLMNDGTWVVVECNDGFALGQYPGLSSDSYADVIIARWEELMKMADRTNNQLPT, encoded by the coding sequence ATGATTCATGGGGATATTGTAAGAAAGCACAAATGGTGGGAAAATCGCCGTGACTCGAATCTTTTCTGGAATAGAGTACCTGAAACATTGTATTTCATTCTTCAGGCAAGATGCTCGAGGTCAGGATTTTTAATGGAGAAAAAGTACAAAACGAAATGTGCATTGGTACAAGTTGAAATCCCCAATCGACCAATTATAGAAGCCAGTGCATTACTTGAAGTGTTACCCAAACGAGAGATTTCTGTCGGGACATTTTCGAAAAAGCAACTTTACCGTGGACATATTACACTCAACCCAACGACACTGATTGCTGGCAACATGGATGTTGTTCCCTGGGCGTTAAAGCGACTTAATTGTGATGGTCCGTTCCTGACATCGTATCCAACTGGTCTGGCTGAATTCTATGGCAGACAACTTTCAGTATCAACTCTTGAGGAGGTTCGAAGACGCGTTGAATATGATGGGCGACCATTGTTTGTGAAACCTCTTCATCCTTTCAAGAGATTTAATGGATTTGTCTATGAATCTCGCACAGATGATGCGAATTTTCACGGGGCATCATATCGAATGCCTGTATATGTTTCACAAGTAGTCCATTTTGTCTCCGAATTTCGCGTTTATATCGCACACACCAGCATTGTCGGCATTACACCTTATGCAGGGCATTCCGTTTTCCCACCCACAAACTGGCTCAAGCAAATTCTTAATGCTTTGCAAGAATCGAAAGAACTCAGTGCTGGTTGCAGTATCGATGTAGGGCTCATGAATGATGGCACCTGGGTAGTGGTTGAATGCAACGACGGTTTTGCTCTTGGTCAATACCCAGGCCTATCCTCTGATTCTTATGCAGATGTGATTATTGCAAGGTGGGAAGAACTGATGAAGATGGCTGACAGGACTAACAATCAGCTACCCACCTGA
- the queA gene encoding tRNA preQ1(34) S-adenosylmethionine ribosyltransferase-isomerase QueA has protein sequence MNHQILDQLDYELPMGRIAQFPAEHRDHSKLLPVVPGGQNFRHLTFNDLPSVLRSGDLLVMNTSRVVPARILGRRAKTGGKWEGLFLHENADGTWEILAQTRGKPELGEKIELHNSHYELELVGRNNGHWIVKPTPPGPAWNILLAVGHIPLPPYIRKGIANAEDEERYQTVYAREPGSVAAPTAGLHFTTELLAQLRAMGVGTTSVTLHVGIGTFASVDRDEPEKFQMHHEWCEVPEATVEAILACRQRGNRVIAVGTTATRALEAAALAGGGTLQSWQGETDLCIEPGHQFRVIDGLITNFHLPRTTLLLLVAALAGVETTKAAYQAAIANDYRFYSYGDAMIILPSR, from the coding sequence ATGAATCATCAGATCCTCGATCAACTGGATTACGAACTTCCCATGGGGCGGATTGCCCAGTTCCCTGCGGAGCACCGCGATCATTCCAAACTGCTCCCTGTGGTACCCGGTGGGCAGAATTTTCGCCACCTTACCTTCAACGATCTTCCCAGCGTGCTGCGTTCTGGCGATCTGCTCGTCATGAATACCTCCCGCGTGGTGCCTGCACGGATTCTGGGGCGACGGGCCAAAACCGGTGGCAAGTGGGAAGGGCTTTTTCTGCACGAAAACGCCGACGGCACCTGGGAGATTTTGGCGCAAACCCGTGGCAAGCCAGAACTTGGGGAAAAAATCGAGCTGCACAATTCCCACTATGAACTGGAATTGGTGGGGCGAAACAACGGCCACTGGATTGTGAAACCAACCCCGCCCGGCCCGGCGTGGAACATTCTGCTTGCCGTCGGGCACATCCCACTGCCACCTTACATTCGCAAGGGGATCGCCAACGCCGAAGACGAGGAGCGTTACCAGACGGTTTACGCCCGCGAACCAGGTTCCGTGGCCGCACCGACAGCGGGGCTGCACTTTACCACGGAGTTGCTGGCCCAGTTGCGTGCGATGGGCGTGGGCACTACATCGGTCACCCTGCACGTAGGAATTGGTACCTTTGCCAGCGTCGATCGCGATGAGCCGGAAAAATTCCAGATGCACCACGAATGGTGCGAAGTACCGGAAGCCACCGTTGAAGCGATTTTGGCCTGTCGCCAGCGTGGCAATCGGGTGATCGCGGTCGGCACCACTGCCACGCGTGCATTGGAAGCTGCCGCACTTGCAGGTGGGGGCACGCTGCAGTCATGGCAAGGCGAAACCGATCTCTGTATCGAACCCGGCCACCAGTTTCGGGTAATTGACGGGCTGATCACCAATTTTCACCTGCCCCGCACCACGTTACTGCTCCTGGTTGCCGCACTGGCAGGGGTGGAAACCACAAAAGCCGCCTACCAGGCTGCAATCGCAAATGATTACCGATTCTATAGTTACGGCGACGCGATGATCATTTTACCTTCTCGCTAG
- a CDS encoding Gfo/Idh/MocA family oxidoreductase, translated as MESKELPTRRDAVVTAGAAAGVAALSYGHFVHAGESNKVKVALVGAGGRGTGAADQALSTTSGPIELSAVADVFQARLDNSLKQLTRRHDEKVKVFDNKFIGFDAYKNAMDTLRPGDVVILTTPPAFRWVHFKYAIEKGLNVFMEKPVTVDGPSTRKMLELGELSVKKGLKVGVGLMCRHCVVREELHKRIQDGAIGDIQLLRAYRMSGPVASCFSKKKPEGISETLYQIQRFHSFLWASGGSFSDFLIHNIDESCWMKNAWPVKAHGIGGRHYRGDYIDQNFDSYEVEYTFADGTKFYLGGRNISGCHDEFASYAHGTKGSAIISALSHTPARSKMFKTQKFDPKDQIWSGPEREPNPYQTEWDRLIKAIREDKPHNEVKRGAEASLVTAMGRMACHTGQTISWDDALNSKQELGANLDQLTFESPAPVLADKDGKYPVPMPGQKGKMEY; from the coding sequence TTGGAATCCAAAGAATTACCTACGCGTCGCGATGCGGTGGTTACTGCAGGTGCCGCAGCTGGCGTTGCTGCACTGTCTTATGGTCACTTTGTCCACGCGGGCGAAAGCAACAAGGTGAAGGTTGCTCTTGTTGGTGCTGGTGGACGTGGAACGGGTGCCGCCGATCAGGCACTGTCCACCACTTCCGGACCGATTGAACTTTCTGCCGTGGCTGACGTTTTTCAGGCCCGCCTGGACAACAGCTTAAAGCAATTGACCCGCCGCCACGATGAAAAGGTCAAAGTGTTCGATAACAAGTTCATCGGCTTCGATGCTTACAAAAACGCAATGGATACCTTGCGTCCGGGTGATGTGGTAATTTTAACCACCCCACCGGCGTTTCGCTGGGTGCACTTCAAGTATGCCATTGAAAAAGGCCTGAACGTGTTCATGGAGAAGCCAGTCACCGTTGATGGCCCCAGCACCCGCAAAATGCTGGAACTGGGCGAACTGTCGGTGAAAAAAGGGCTGAAAGTGGGCGTGGGCCTGATGTGCCGCCACTGCGTGGTGCGTGAAGAACTTCACAAACGCATTCAGGATGGTGCCATTGGCGATATCCAACTGCTGCGGGCCTACCGCATGAGTGGCCCGGTGGCTTCCTGCTTTTCCAAGAAAAAGCCAGAGGGAATCAGCGAAACCCTCTACCAGATTCAGCGTTTTCACTCGTTCCTGTGGGCCAGCGGTGGCTCATTCAGCGACTTCCTGATCCACAATATCGATGAAAGCTGCTGGATGAAAAACGCCTGGCCAGTCAAGGCACATGGCATCGGTGGTCGCCATTACCGTGGGGATTACATCGACCAGAACTTCGATAGTTACGAAGTAGAATACACCTTTGCCGATGGCACCAAGTTTTATCTGGGTGGTCGGAACATTTCCGGCTGCCACGATGAATTTGCCAGCTACGCACACGGCACCAAAGGTTCGGCAATTATTTCGGCGTTGTCCCACACGCCCGCACGCAGCAAAATGTTCAAAACCCAGAAGTTTGATCCCAAAGATCAAATCTGGTCCGGTCCGGAGCGCGAACCAAACCCCTACCAGACAGAATGGGATCGTCTCATCAAGGCGATTCGGGAAGACAAGCCCCACAACGAAGTGAAGCGGGGTGCGGAAGCCAGCCTGGTAACTGCCATGGGTCGGATGGCTTGCCACACCGGCCAGACCATCTCCTGGGATGATGCATTGAACAGCAAGCAGGAACTGGGTGCCAACCTGGATCAGTTGACCTTTGAATCACCCGCACCTGTGCTGGCTGATAAAGATGGCAAATATCCCGTCCCAATGCCCGGCCAGAAAGGCAAGATGGAATACTAA
- a CDS encoding molybdopterin molybdotransferase MoeA, translating to MLTVDQAVETILTHAHVGREVRRTLADPCVGCVLAEPVISDIDSPPMTKALMDGFALRSADCTSANAQLHVVEEIPAGKVSEKTIQQGQAARIMTGAAMPSGADAVIPIEYTTMVSNLVTIQRSVPVGQHVLPQGAEMRVGQTVLARGTKLLPQELGILATVGKADFLVYESPTVGILTTGSEVVSPSEFPPPGKIRNSNGSMLFGQIHRAGGVPRMFPHVGDDRTALSHAIANALEQSDILLITGGMSVGAYDYTPEVLQEQGVTAYFHKIIMKPGRPLLFGTLGEKMIFGLPGNPVSSFVCFELFVRTAIARFRGLTNPELPRVELPLAGNLAVDHNRPTYAPGVISIINEKMVIQPLEWFGSADLQALSQANALLELPAGKTEKQLGEHQAVLLLQEL from the coding sequence ATGTTGACTGTGGATCAAGCCGTTGAAACAATTCTTACCCATGCCCATGTGGGGCGGGAAGTTCGTCGCACGCTGGCCGATCCGTGCGTGGGGTGCGTGCTGGCCGAACCTGTAATCAGCGATATTGATTCCCCACCGATGACCAAGGCACTGATGGATGGTTTTGCGCTGCGAAGTGCCGATTGCACCTCTGCCAACGCCCAACTGCATGTGGTGGAAGAGATTCCTGCAGGCAAAGTGTCTGAAAAAACAATTCAGCAGGGCCAGGCAGCACGCATCATGACGGGTGCCGCGATGCCCAGTGGGGCCGATGCTGTTATTCCCATCGAATACACTACTATGGTTAGCAACTTAGTAACCATTCAGCGGTCTGTCCCTGTGGGACAGCACGTCCTTCCGCAGGGTGCGGAGATGCGTGTGGGGCAAACAGTCCTGGCACGTGGGACAAAACTTCTCCCACAGGAGCTGGGAATTCTGGCCACCGTGGGCAAAGCCGATTTCCTGGTGTACGAATCTCCCACCGTGGGGATTCTAACGACAGGCAGTGAAGTAGTTTCTCCTAGTGAATTTCCACCACCCGGAAAAATCCGTAACTCCAATGGCAGTATGCTCTTCGGGCAAATTCACCGTGCGGGCGGTGTGCCCAGAATGTTCCCCCACGTGGGGGATGATCGCACGGCATTGTCGCACGCCATTGCGAACGCGCTGGAACAATCTGATATTCTGTTGATCACCGGTGGCATGTCGGTCGGTGCGTACGATTACACTCCAGAAGTCCTTCAGGAACAGGGAGTTACAGCATATTTTCATAAAATTATCATGAAGCCTGGCCGCCCACTGCTCTTTGGAACGTTGGGTGAAAAAATGATCTTTGGACTGCCCGGAAATCCGGTCAGTTCGTTTGTCTGTTTCGAGCTGTTTGTCCGCACCGCAATTGCAAGATTCCGTGGGCTTACCAATCCGGAGTTACCGCGAGTGGAATTGCCTTTAGCCGGAAATCTGGCTGTCGATCACAATCGCCCCACGTATGCACCCGGGGTGATATCAATTATTAATGAAAAAATGGTCATTCAACCGTTAGAATGGTTTGGGTCGGCTGATTTGCAGGCACTGTCGCAGGCAAATGCATTGCTGGAACTACCCGCTGGAAAGACAGAAAAGCAGTTGGGCGAGCACCAGGCGGTGCTACTGCTGCAAGAGTTGTAA